In a genomic window of Leishmania mexicana MHOM/GT/2001/U1103 complete genome, chromosome 30:
- a CDS encoding histone H4, producing MAKGKRSADAKGSQKRQKKVLRDNIRGITRGCVRRMARRGGVKRISSDIYEEVRRVLKAYVEDIVRCSTAYTEYARKKTVTASDVVNALRKKGHILYGYA from the coding sequence ATGGCCAAGGGTAAGCGCTCCGCTGATGCCAAGGGCAGCCAGAAGCGCCAGAAGAAGGTGCTGCGGGACAACATCCGCGGCATTACACGCGGCTGCGTCCGCCGCAtggcgcgccgcggtggcgtgaAGCGCATCTCGAGCGACATCTACGAAgaggtgcgccgcgtgcTGAAGGCCTACGTGGAGGACAttgtgcgctgcagcacggcctACACCGAGTACGCCCGCAAGAAGACCGTGACGGCGTCCGATGTTGTGAACGCGCTGCGCAAGAAGGGCCACATCCTGTACGGCTACGCGTAA